A genomic window from Candidatus Pelagisphaera phototrophica includes:
- a CDS encoding XdhC family protein, with protein MQEIWPLLKHWVSDGVPFALATVVEASRPSPRGVGSVLAVQSDGDAFIGSVSAGCVESEVIEAAKACMADGEVRWLSFGPDSGFPWEVSLSCGGRIRVRIEPFAGLSDPDLGKQLSSLLDAQDRGLLVSHNGRHFLLEHDEIWGTERSVDSTGLIERAKEHYRTAEGTTEIEWDGAPALLRVLSRPKRLFVVGAAHIAIHLVGFAQSLGFATIVIDPRESYAREDRFPNPPDALICEWPKHALEKYSITGSDCLAAMTHDPKIDDEALNVFLRSDSEYIGALGSRKSHAARLKRLGKLGFKDDSFSRIHAPVGIDIGSETPAEIALSVMAEIVKKSNQKHSVTR; from the coding sequence ATGCAGGAGATTTGGCCACTATTGAAGCATTGGGTGTCAGACGGGGTCCCATTCGCCTTGGCCACAGTCGTGGAAGCATCGCGGCCATCGCCGCGGGGGGTGGGTTCGGTACTGGCCGTCCAGTCGGATGGCGACGCGTTTATCGGTTCGGTCAGTGCGGGTTGTGTTGAAAGTGAGGTGATCGAAGCGGCCAAAGCTTGCATGGCGGATGGGGAAGTTCGCTGGCTTTCATTTGGGCCGGACAGTGGTTTCCCTTGGGAGGTTTCGCTTTCCTGTGGGGGCCGTATTCGAGTGCGAATCGAGCCCTTTGCAGGACTCTCGGATCCGGATTTGGGAAAACAGCTCTCAAGCCTTTTGGATGCCCAGGACCGGGGTCTGCTGGTTAGTCATAATGGTCGGCACTTCCTGCTAGAACACGACGAAATTTGGGGAACAGAAAGATCGGTGGATTCCACGGGACTGATTGAGAGGGCAAAGGAGCATTATCGAACGGCGGAAGGCACAACGGAGATCGAATGGGATGGGGCGCCGGCTTTGTTGAGGGTTCTGAGTCGGCCGAAACGGTTGTTTGTCGTGGGAGCGGCTCACATCGCCATCCACTTGGTCGGGTTCGCTCAATCATTGGGGTTTGCGACGATCGTGATCGATCCAAGAGAATCTTATGCTAGGGAAGACCGATTCCCTAATCCACCTGATGCGCTGATCTGTGAATGGCCGAAGCACGCATTGGAGAAATATTCGATAACAGGGTCTGATTGCCTCGCTGCGATGACGCACGATCCCAAAATTGATGATGAGGCTTTGAACGTTTTTCTGCGTAGTGATTCTGAATACATTGGGGCTTTGGGAAGTCGCAAGAGCCATGCCGCAAGACTGAAGCGATTGGGCAAGCTAGGGTTTAAAGATGATTCCTTTAGCCGTATCCATGCTCCCGTCGGTATAGACATAGGGAGTGAAACCCCAGCAGAAATCGCTCTAAGCGTAATGGCGGAAATCGTCAAAAAGAGTAACCAAAAACACAGCGTTACTAGGTGA
- the moaC gene encoding cyclic pyranopterin monophosphate synthase MoaC, protein MTDFTHLNESRQPQMVDVGDKGVTRRVARAEAVVFLTPEVMSKFDGEEIQSKKGPVFHTAILAGIQAAKKTSDLIPLCHPLPLTKCQVTIGKLDDARVVIHTEAATDAKTGVEMEALSAASGAALTLYDMCKSVTKGIIIERIRLLEKSGGKSVFQAD, encoded by the coding sequence ATGACTGATTTCACACACCTCAATGAGAGTCGGCAGCCCCAAATGGTTGACGTTGGGGACAAAGGTGTCACCCGAAGAGTCGCCCGCGCGGAGGCTGTAGTCTTCCTGACCCCCGAGGTAATGTCGAAATTCGACGGCGAGGAGATCCAAAGCAAAAAAGGCCCCGTCTTTCACACGGCAATTCTAGCAGGGATCCAAGCCGCAAAGAAAACGAGCGACCTAATCCCCCTTTGCCACCCGCTTCCTCTCACAAAATGTCAGGTCACTATTGGGAAACTCGATGACGCTCGAGTAGTAATTCACACTGAGGCCGCTACCGATGCCAAAACCGGAGTGGAGATGGAAGCTCTCAGTGCCGCAAGCGGAGCCGCCCTGACCCTCTACGATATGTGCAAATCCGTTACCAAAGGAATCATAATAGAAAGAATTCGACTCTTGGAGAAGAGCGGCGGAAAAAGCGTGTTCCAGGCAGATTAG
- a CDS encoding molybdopterin molybdotransferase MoeA: MLVISVEAAQQKIFERLAPLSSELIKIEAANGRVLAEQLQSDRNLPPFNRSTFDGVALCYKSVARGLRSFPVIGTAYAGSPRIELNNLDSCVEIMTGAPVPENASCVIKIEDLKLEDGIATLNDGVDLFEGVGIHLLGSDCPAGNVLLKPGCTLSAKELSIAASIGKSQLLVSQIPRISIVTTGDELVDVCASPLPHQIRRSNDLALQFALQSAGYQNVSRHHILDNLAETETTVQSILQDTDILILAGGVSKGKRDFLPAALESVGVAKAFQWVSQRPGKPLWFGDVDRNGKRTLVFALPGNPVSCFTCLHRFVLPALAEITSKSACPPQIVKLRSEFSFAPPLTLFLPVSLSCDETGQIWAAPLPFNTSGDFISVAQTQGFVELPCSESVFPEGSSHRFYKWSV; encoded by the coding sequence ATGCTCGTGATTTCCGTCGAAGCAGCTCAGCAAAAAATTTTCGAACGATTGGCTCCCCTTTCATCCGAGCTTATAAAAATCGAGGCTGCTAACGGGCGTGTATTGGCAGAGCAGCTACAATCAGATCGCAACCTCCCTCCATTCAATCGTTCCACCTTTGACGGGGTTGCACTTTGCTACAAGTCAGTCGCTCGAGGCCTCAGAAGTTTTCCAGTAATCGGGACTGCTTATGCGGGATCCCCCAGGATTGAGTTGAACAACTTGGATTCCTGCGTCGAGATCATGACTGGGGCTCCAGTGCCCGAAAATGCCAGTTGCGTCATCAAGATTGAGGATCTTAAACTCGAAGATGGAATCGCGACGCTAAACGATGGCGTTGATCTTTTCGAGGGCGTCGGCATCCATCTTCTAGGTTCCGATTGCCCTGCCGGGAATGTCCTTTTGAAACCGGGCTGTACCCTCTCTGCCAAAGAGCTGTCCATCGCTGCATCCATAGGCAAATCTCAATTGCTTGTTTCCCAAATTCCTCGTATTTCTATTGTCACTACTGGCGACGAGCTCGTTGACGTTTGCGCCTCACCCTTACCTCATCAAATTCGTCGGTCAAACGATCTCGCTCTTCAATTTGCCCTTCAAAGTGCAGGTTATCAGAACGTTTCGAGACATCATATTCTGGACAATCTCGCGGAGACCGAAACAACAGTCCAATCAATCCTGCAAGACACCGACATACTAATACTCGCCGGAGGTGTTTCGAAAGGTAAGCGAGACTTCCTCCCCGCCGCTCTCGAAAGCGTCGGCGTAGCAAAAGCATTCCAATGGGTTAGTCAGCGTCCGGGGAAACCGCTTTGGTTTGGAGACGTTGACCGGAATGGGAAACGCACTCTTGTTTTCGCCCTTCCCGGAAATCCGGTATCATGCTTCACCTGCCTACATCGATTCGTGCTTCCAGCTCTAGCAGAAATCACAAGTAAATCGGCCTGCCCTCCCCAAATTGTAAAGTTAAGAAGCGAGTTCAGCTTTGCCCCGCCCCTGACTCTTTTCCTTCCGGTATCACTGAGCTGTGACGAAACCGGTCAAATTTGGGCAGCGCCGCTTCCATTCAATACATCTGGTGACTTCATCTCGGTCGCCCAAACTCAGGGATTTGTAGAGCTGCCATGTTCGGAATCGGTTTTCCCAGAAGGATCCTCTCACCGTTTCTATAAATGGAGTGTCTAA
- a CDS encoding molybdenum cofactor biosynthesis protein MoaE, with protein MQFQITDQEIKPESLRREILRDVSGAYVSFEGLVRNHNGGKPVNGLEYSSYIPLAEKEGMRILLEAKERYSIEAAACVHRIGSLKIGEVAVWVGVSAAHRDAAFDANRYIIDQTKARVPIWKREAYLDSPAEWVNCTEDTPG; from the coding sequence ATGCAATTTCAAATTACCGACCAGGAGATCAAACCAGAATCACTGCGAAGAGAGATCCTCCGCGACGTTTCTGGCGCTTATGTTTCTTTCGAGGGTTTGGTGAGGAATCACAATGGCGGGAAACCAGTGAACGGTCTCGAGTATAGCTCGTACATTCCTCTCGCTGAAAAGGAGGGAATGCGGATTTTATTAGAGGCGAAAGAACGCTATAGCATCGAAGCCGCCGCTTGCGTACACCGAATCGGAAGCCTGAAAATCGGTGAAGTTGCGGTTTGGGTTGGCGTAAGCGCTGCTCATCGTGATGCAGCTTTCGACGCAAATCGCTACATCATTGACCAGACTAAAGCCCGCGTTCCGATCTGGAAAAGGGAGGCCTATCTCGATAGTCCGGCAGAATGGGTCAACTGCACAGAAGATACTCCTGGATAG
- the gndA gene encoding NADP-dependent phosphogluconate dehydrogenase codes for MSNSQSDIGLVGLAVMGQNLALNIADHGFRISVYNRTTSKTDTFVEAHPDTPGGLHGAQSLEDFVQSIKRPRKIIILVQAGKATDAVIASLLPLLDPDDIIIDGGNALWTDTIRREKELNEKGFRFVGSGVSGGEEGARFGPSLMPGGKESAWNELKPIWEAIAAKVDADTGKPIEGAAPGKPVEGGVTCTTYIGENGAGHYVKMVHNGIEYGDMQMICEAYALMSKLLGMNPKQMSEVFGKWNESLLDSFLIEITTDILQQDDPVTGQPFVDIVLDTAGQKGTGKWTSVNALDMGIAAPSIAEAVFARCLSAVKEERVAASEIINPIFDAFEGDKDSFIQAIHDALYCSKICSYAQGFQLMRAAQKEYDWKLDFGTISMIWRGGCIIRAAFLQKIFEAYQRDPNLANLLLDPYFKGEIDRCQSNWRKVVAAASVSGVPIPTFMSSLAYYDSYRSARLPANLLQAQRDYFGAHTYERTDQDRGQFYHIDWPDPARPQIEA; via the coding sequence ATGTCAAATTCACAATCTGATATAGGACTCGTCGGCCTCGCGGTCATGGGTCAAAACCTCGCTCTCAACATAGCCGACCACGGCTTTCGAATTTCGGTCTATAACCGCACGACTTCGAAGACCGACACATTTGTGGAGGCTCATCCGGATACTCCTGGTGGCCTACACGGTGCCCAGTCTCTCGAAGATTTCGTTCAGTCAATCAAACGTCCGCGAAAGATCATAATTCTGGTCCAAGCCGGGAAAGCGACCGACGCTGTGATCGCGAGCCTTCTTCCCCTTCTCGATCCGGACGACATTATCATAGATGGAGGGAACGCGCTTTGGACGGACACTATACGTCGCGAAAAAGAGCTGAATGAAAAAGGTTTTCGGTTCGTTGGTTCCGGCGTTTCAGGTGGGGAAGAGGGAGCCCGCTTCGGTCCCTCTTTGATGCCCGGTGGCAAGGAGTCCGCTTGGAACGAACTCAAACCAATCTGGGAGGCTATTGCAGCCAAGGTCGACGCGGACACAGGGAAGCCCATTGAAGGAGCTGCCCCTGGCAAACCGGTCGAAGGCGGCGTCACTTGCACCACCTACATCGGCGAAAATGGCGCGGGTCACTACGTGAAAATGGTGCACAATGGTATCGAGTACGGCGACATGCAGATGATCTGTGAAGCCTACGCGCTGATGTCGAAACTCTTGGGCATGAATCCCAAGCAGATGAGCGAAGTGTTCGGAAAGTGGAACGAAAGCCTACTCGACTCTTTCCTCATCGAAATCACCACAGACATTTTGCAGCAGGATGACCCTGTCACCGGACAGCCGTTTGTTGATATCGTGCTTGATACAGCGGGCCAAAAAGGCACCGGAAAATGGACCTCGGTTAACGCGCTCGACATGGGCATCGCCGCTCCGTCAATCGCAGAAGCGGTATTCGCACGTTGTCTCAGCGCGGTTAAAGAAGAACGAGTGGCCGCCTCCGAAATTATCAATCCAATTTTCGATGCCTTCGAAGGAGACAAGGATTCCTTTATCCAAGCCATCCACGACGCCCTCTACTGCTCCAAGATCTGCTCCTATGCCCAAGGTTTCCAGCTAATGCGAGCGGCTCAAAAGGAGTATGATTGGAAATTGGACTTTGGCACCATCTCCATGATTTGGCGGGGTGGTTGCATCATTCGAGCCGCCTTCCTCCAAAAGATCTTCGAAGCCTATCAGCGTGATCCAAACTTAGCGAATCTACTGCTTGATCCCTATTTTAAGGGCGAAATAGACCGGTGCCAATCAAACTGGCGCAAAGTGGTTGCAGCGGCCTCCGTGAGCGGCGTGCCGATCCCGACTTTCATGTCCTCGCTCGCCTATTACGACAGCTACCGTAGCGCACGCCTGCCGGCTAATTTGCTACAAGCACAGCGGGACTATTTTGGAGCCCACACCTACGAAAGGACAGACCAGGATCGCGGGCAGTTTTATCATATTGACTGGCCCGACCCAGCTCGCCCTCAAATTGAGGCGTAG
- a CDS encoding DUF1501 domain-containing protein produces the protein MNTKLNRRDFVSKSIWGATASMTLPGFLQQTLFNLDARAQSLPSQGGEGPIILLMEMAGGNDTLNTLIPYTNSIYREARPTIKLGTEHNILQISDKDGPSVTGSNEPLALHPNLSNFKQMWDNGELGIINGVGYPNPNLSHFKSFDYWHSAEPNGMPKDGWIGRYLDNQCDGCGATTGIYINRRPTFAFKSNSASAPSVTFQNPQFFNWRDQEGLGREKSLEGLYRNLIGLDHGADDGISGDDDTLAYVQRSAHSAMISTESVQHAMDRGGELLNPSWPDNGLANSLKTIAQLIKGRSETSVYYARQGGYDTHNNQILTGDPLTGRHSDLMQTLNGALGAFVDEMKAQGNWERVVILTFSEFGRKVIENGSLGTDHGAAETLFVMGGRVAGNQYYGLYPDLAADARVSRNSMDFNVDFRTVYRSILEKWMGVPASAMPAIFPSPPVDFTPLDIINPI, from the coding sequence ATGAATACAAAATTGAACAGAAGAGACTTCGTTTCCAAATCTATTTGGGGAGCGACAGCCTCGATGACGTTGCCTGGCTTTCTTCAGCAAACGCTTTTCAACCTAGACGCTCGTGCCCAAAGCCTTCCTTCTCAAGGCGGCGAAGGTCCAATCATTCTTCTCATGGAGATGGCCGGGGGTAATGATACACTAAATACGCTTATTCCTTACACGAATTCTATTTATCGCGAGGCCCGGCCTACAATCAAGCTCGGAACGGAACACAATATACTTCAGATTTCCGACAAGGACGGCCCCAGCGTCACTGGTAGTAACGAACCTCTCGCACTTCACCCCAATTTGTCGAATTTCAAGCAAATGTGGGACAACGGGGAACTCGGCATCATTAATGGGGTTGGCTATCCCAATCCCAATCTGTCTCACTTCAAGTCTTTCGACTACTGGCATTCTGCAGAACCGAACGGCATGCCAAAAGACGGCTGGATTGGTCGTTATTTAGATAACCAATGTGATGGATGCGGTGCAACAACCGGGATTTATATCAATAGGCGACCCACGTTCGCATTTAAAAGCAATAGTGCGTCTGCCCCATCGGTAACGTTTCAAAACCCCCAGTTCTTCAATTGGCGTGACCAGGAAGGTTTGGGCCGGGAAAAGTCCCTAGAAGGCCTGTACCGCAATCTGATTGGCCTCGATCATGGGGCAGACGACGGAATAAGTGGTGACGATGACACGCTAGCTTATGTTCAGCGATCAGCGCACAGCGCTATGATTAGTACGGAGAGCGTTCAACACGCTATGGATCGGGGAGGCGAGCTTCTAAACCCGAGTTGGCCCGATAACGGCCTAGCCAACAGCCTGAAAACCATCGCACAGCTAATAAAAGGGCGAAGCGAAACTTCCGTGTACTACGCTCGCCAAGGCGGATACGATACACACAACAACCAGATTTTGACCGGAGACCCACTCACCGGTCGCCATTCCGATCTAATGCAAACCCTAAATGGAGCCCTGGGCGCTTTTGTCGATGAAATGAAAGCCCAAGGGAATTGGGAGCGCGTGGTTATTCTCACATTCAGCGAGTTCGGGCGAAAAGTGATCGAAAACGGGAGCCTGGGCACGGACCACGGAGCAGCTGAAACGCTTTTCGTCATGGGAGGTCGTGTTGCCGGGAACCAATACTACGGACTCTATCCCGACTTGGCAGCCGATGCTCGAGTGAGTCGAAATAGCATGGATTTCAATGTTGATTTCCGAACAGTGTACCGGTCGATACTGGAAAAATGGATGGGCGTTCCTGCCTCGGCTATGCCTGCTATCTTCCCTTCACCACCAGTAGACTTCACGCCGCTAGACATCATCAACCCGATATGA
- a CDS encoding nucleotidyltransferase family protein yields the protein MNNDLTICGIVLAAGSSRRMGAINKLLMEVDGETMVERSARPIVEAKLESVAVVTGFEYEKIQSCLNEYELRFVFNEHFLEGMGASLAVGVEAISAIEPDGILVSLGDLPYLRKESVLAVMEGFCNLGGEKITIPVHSGIPGHPIIFPFRYSEELKALKGDQGARHLIRREEDSVAKLELNDFGIIRDVDSPNSLLL from the coding sequence ATGAATAATGATCTAACGATTTGCGGGATTGTGCTCGCAGCGGGCTCGTCTAGGAGAATGGGGGCGATTAACAAGTTGCTGATGGAAGTGGATGGTGAGACGATGGTTGAGCGGTCAGCTCGGCCTATCGTTGAGGCAAAGCTGGAATCCGTCGCAGTCGTAACGGGTTTTGAATACGAGAAGATACAGTCCTGTTTGAACGAATACGAATTGAGATTCGTGTTCAATGAGCACTTCCTGGAAGGGATGGGAGCTTCTTTGGCAGTTGGAGTAGAGGCGATTTCTGCGATTGAACCAGATGGCATCTTGGTCTCGTTGGGCGATTTGCCATACTTGCGGAAAGAATCAGTGCTCGCTGTGATGGAGGGATTTTGCAATCTGGGGGGAGAGAAGATTACCATTCCGGTCCACAGTGGAATCCCCGGGCACCCCATTATTTTCCCTTTTCGTTATTCAGAGGAATTGAAGGCGTTGAAAGGGGATCAGGGTGCCAGACATCTGATTCGTCGCGAAGAAGACTCTGTCGCGAAGCTGGAACTCAATGATTTCGGTATCATAAGAGATGTTGATTCTCCAAATTCGCTTTTGTTGTAA
- a CDS encoding DUF1800 family protein: MLDPLPQESWSRRTATHLLQRAGFGGTPEEQEAFYQLGKEQGIEAAVDSLLEASEDWSSLSWPEWMQSEVDPNGETFANQGIRRREFIQWYFKVLLQGQPLSAKLLKFFIDHFAVDSATVGQYYRWIGMFRYTDLLRKHAAGNVAGEDAPFQGDERLVPPGHYGNFKTLVNHVSWSLGMIRTLDLYRSNRGNVNENFGRELLELFAMGIGSEYSDDPEYTEEDVAVAADAFTGRKFYNFRYFPDENRYTNPAGDLNPPLPPASVYQNRGQQDRNTKGPFYGYATTPDGSPIIDGDDVIDIIFDTDRCAKHLSWKLWRYFASPNPSKELVQALAYKLRDDHDYEIRPFLRDLFLSEEFYEDSVVSTQIKDAGDYFVCLAKQLGVTLPTRDAMEDVMQQLGYEVIFPPSIAGWPEPDGPGNTWLATGAMVFRMNMPSIFTHHNYAVFTSGRTRNSMDEFPEADWNVIAPKELRRKEQFPLLLEQLKTRFMPNRELRKSQVRTLFDHYSSVSEELGELEGVRELVRLILALPEYQTQ; encoded by the coding sequence ATGCTCGACCCTCTACCTCAAGAATCCTGGTCTCGCCGAACTGCGACGCATTTACTGCAACGGGCCGGCTTCGGGGGAACTCCCGAAGAACAAGAAGCCTTTTATCAGCTCGGAAAAGAGCAAGGAATTGAAGCTGCAGTCGACTCGCTTCTGGAGGCAAGCGAGGACTGGTCAAGCCTTTCGTGGCCCGAATGGATGCAATCGGAAGTCGATCCGAATGGAGAGACATTTGCAAATCAGGGCATCCGCCGTCGAGAATTCATTCAATGGTATTTTAAAGTGCTGCTGCAGGGACAGCCCCTCTCCGCAAAACTCCTGAAATTTTTCATTGACCACTTCGCCGTCGATTCCGCGACTGTCGGGCAGTACTACCGCTGGATTGGCATGTTCCGCTACACGGATTTGCTCCGCAAGCATGCCGCCGGCAACGTAGCCGGGGAGGACGCTCCCTTCCAAGGGGACGAACGCCTCGTGCCTCCAGGCCACTACGGGAATTTCAAAACCTTGGTTAACCATGTGTCCTGGTCCCTCGGAATGATCCGAACCCTCGATCTCTACCGAAGTAACCGAGGCAATGTGAACGAGAATTTCGGTCGCGAATTGCTGGAATTGTTTGCTATGGGGATAGGGAGCGAGTACTCTGACGATCCAGAATACACCGAGGAGGATGTAGCTGTAGCTGCCGATGCCTTTACCGGGCGAAAATTTTACAATTTTCGCTACTTCCCTGACGAAAACAGGTACACCAATCCTGCTGGAGACCTGAACCCACCACTTCCCCCCGCAAGCGTTTACCAAAATCGGGGTCAGCAAGACCGGAACACCAAGGGTCCTTTTTACGGATACGCGACAACGCCCGATGGCAGCCCGATCATCGATGGGGATGACGTGATCGACATCATATTCGACACTGACCGATGCGCAAAGCATCTCAGCTGGAAACTTTGGAGATATTTCGCTTCGCCAAACCCGTCCAAGGAACTTGTGCAAGCCTTGGCCTATAAATTGCGGGACGATCACGACTACGAGATTCGACCGTTCCTCAGAGACTTATTCTTGAGCGAAGAGTTCTACGAAGATTCCGTCGTTAGCACCCAAATCAAGGATGCAGGAGACTACTTTGTATGCTTGGCCAAACAACTGGGAGTAACGCTTCCAACGCGAGACGCAATGGAGGACGTCATGCAACAATTGGGATACGAAGTAATTTTCCCCCCGAGCATTGCTGGTTGGCCGGAACCCGATGGCCCGGGCAACACGTGGCTCGCGACCGGAGCCATGGTGTTCCGCATGAACATGCCGAGCATATTCACGCATCATAATTACGCCGTGTTTACCAGTGGGCGAACACGAAACTCCATGGACGAATTCCCGGAGGCCGATTGGAACGTAATCGCTCCCAAAGAATTGCGGAGAAAAGAACAGTTCCCTCTTCTTCTCGAACAGTTGAAGACGCGATTCATGCCGAACCGAGAGCTACGCAAGAGCCAAGTGCGAACGCTGTTCGATCACTATTCTTCTGTAAGCGAGGAGCTCGGAGAGCTCGAGGGAGTTAGAGAACTCGTCAGACTTATTCTCGCATTGCCAGAATACCAGACGCAATAG
- a CDS encoding MoaD/ThiS family protein: MKIQVEYFALLKEQSSASIETIETKAATPEILYSDLKRQYSFSLEPSVLKVAVNEDFANWDHCLKDGDTVVFIPPVAGG; the protein is encoded by the coding sequence ATGAAGATCCAGGTCGAGTACTTCGCATTACTCAAAGAGCAGAGCAGCGCCTCAATTGAGACGATTGAGACCAAAGCGGCCACTCCCGAGATTTTGTATTCCGATCTGAAACGCCAGTACTCATTCTCACTTGAGCCATCCGTGCTCAAGGTAGCGGTCAACGAGGATTTCGCTAATTGGGACCACTGCCTGAAAGACGGGGACACGGTCGTGTTTATTCCACCAGTTGCGGGTGGATGA
- the holA gene encoding DNA polymerase III subunit delta — translation MSEPSFIYVSGPDDFLALRAASAAWREMVATVDDDFSQEVISGHAGKVEDVEQIVNRVREATQTLGLFGGRRVIWLKGCSFLADNLLGRAEGTQKACDDLREILEVITPDEVGVLISASPVDRRKRFAKWLEKEGEHVASGGVDSKGNGSDTLLAILEEECEFLGVSMKRSTQEILLNKVNANARLLLEETRKLATYLGEEGSEITAKLIEELVPNFGEGDFFETTEAFFSRNLKWTLEALRRHFFAGHDARPVIASLQNRNRLLIQLKALIDGGEIHIGGRGISKPGFEQAAAKYKDRFDGLSDKSNFNVFTQNLWYMGKLVGERQLPTLKRLIDHQGEFIEAFEEIVERPNEQEEALRNMAIRCLA, via the coding sequence ATGTCCGAACCGAGTTTCATATACGTGTCAGGTCCAGATGACTTCTTAGCTCTCCGAGCTGCGTCAGCGGCATGGAGGGAGATGGTTGCCACTGTTGACGACGACTTTTCCCAAGAAGTTATTAGTGGACACGCCGGGAAGGTCGAGGATGTGGAGCAGATTGTGAATCGCGTGAGGGAGGCGACGCAGACATTGGGATTGTTTGGAGGTAGGCGAGTGATCTGGCTCAAGGGCTGCTCGTTTTTGGCGGACAATCTATTGGGACGAGCAGAAGGAACGCAAAAAGCGTGTGACGATTTGAGGGAGATACTGGAGGTGATAACCCCAGATGAGGTCGGTGTACTGATTTCTGCTTCACCAGTGGATCGCCGAAAGCGGTTTGCCAAGTGGCTCGAGAAAGAGGGAGAGCACGTAGCTTCGGGGGGAGTAGATTCCAAGGGAAACGGTTCAGATACACTTTTGGCAATTTTAGAGGAAGAGTGCGAATTTCTGGGAGTCTCGATGAAACGGAGCACCCAGGAAATTCTTCTTAACAAGGTGAACGCCAATGCCCGCCTCCTCTTGGAGGAGACTCGCAAGCTGGCGACCTATCTAGGTGAGGAGGGGAGCGAGATTACGGCGAAGCTTATCGAAGAGCTCGTCCCCAATTTTGGCGAAGGTGACTTTTTCGAAACGACTGAAGCGTTTTTTTCCCGAAATCTGAAATGGACTTTGGAAGCGTTGCGTCGTCACTTTTTCGCGGGTCACGACGCGCGGCCGGTGATTGCCTCGCTGCAGAATCGCAATCGGTTGCTGATTCAGTTGAAAGCACTCATCGACGGAGGGGAGATCCATATTGGGGGACGAGGGATATCGAAACCCGGATTCGAACAGGCGGCCGCAAAATACAAAGACCGTTTCGATGGGCTTTCGGATAAAAGCAACTTCAACGTTTTTACACAAAACCTGTGGTACATGGGCAAGCTGGTCGGGGAGCGGCAATTGCCGACATTGAAGAGGCTGATTGACCACCAAGGGGAGTTTATCGAAGCATTTGAGGAGATAGTTGAGCGTCCAAACGAGCAGGAAGAAGCGCTTCGCAACATGGCGATTCGTTGCCTTGCGTAA